TAATAGCCAATGCTTTATCATCAAAAGAACCATCGCCTCGCATAGGGATGTTCAACAATAGATTCCCATTCTTACTAACTACATCTATTAACTGACGAACAACCGTTTCAGCACTCTTATAACGATTATTGTTGTATACATTGATGTCATAATGCCAGCTTCCGATACAAGTACAAACCTGCCAGGGATGATCCTGGATTTCGTTGGGTGTTCCTTTCTCAATATCCCAGATCATCGCTTTCTTTTCATAATCTTGGGTCAACACTTTTCCTGTGACCACAGCTTCGTTTTTTCCGCCATTCCATTCCATTGAAGAGTTATAAAAATGAGCAACCGTTTTCAAACTACCGTCGCTTATAGGATAAAGAGGTAAAACTGTATCGTCAAAATAAAGCAGGTCAGGTTTATATCTGTTTATAAGATCTAATGTTCGATTATAGATATTTTCAGTAAATTTCCTATCAGGAAAGGTAACCCCTCCTATATTTGTCCAATGCCAGTTTATATGAATATTCTTTTCCGGACTAGGGGCATGATCCTGAGCATAGAGATCTTGCGGATCGTACCCTTCCCACCATTTACCGATTCCGTCTTCTTTCATTAACTTTCCATCATAAGGGATTCCTTTTTTAGGACCACTGGTATCAGACAAACGTGCTGGTTCGTGGAATAGCCAGGCATGGGCAGCATGAAATGTTACTCCAAAACGCATACCGTTTTTTCGTACTGCTTTTTCATACATTCCGATAATATCTCTTTTAGGACCCATATTGACGGAATTCCAAGGTTGGTATTTGCTATCCCATAAATCCATATTATCATGATGGTTTGCCATGGCAACAAAATACTTCGCTCCTGTCTTTTTATATAAAGCGACTATTGCTTCAGGATTCCATTTATCGGCTTTCCATTCATTGATGACATCTTTAAAGCCAAATTCAGAAGGATGTCCGTATTGTTTAATATGTTCTTTGTATTGCCATGATCCTTCTTCATACATACCTCGTGAGTACCAGTCGCCACGTTCAGGCTGACACTGAGGTCCCCAATGTGTCCACATTCCAAACTTTGCATCCCGAAACCATTCAGGTACTTCATATTGTTGCAAGGATTCCCAAGTGGGTTCAAATTTCCCTTCTTTCATTTTTTCGGCATCTGCACTTATTTTATAGATAAAGTCCGGGTCATTAATCTGTGCAGTTATACCTGAACATGATAACAACAAGGAAGCTGCCACACCTATCTCTTTTTTTAACAATTTCAATCCTAGTGTCATGATATTACTATTGTATAGGTTAATATTTTACTTTATTTTCAAAACCACGCTTGAAACATATTCCTTTCAAGCATTGTAATATAAAATCTTTGATGGTACAAAGGTAGATAACTAAACTTAAGTGATTATTATGCTTTATCGGCATAAAATTTCACTTTATCGACATTTTGTATAACTTTATCTCGCAAATAGCCAAAATATGAGGAAAGAACGGTTAATGAAAGATTTTATATTGTTGAATGTAGGCTATGCCTACCACAATGCTGACTGGAATTGGAAAAATGTGCATAGCCCTTTCGCCAGGATACATTATGTAAAGAGTGGCAATGCAAAAATCATTCGTGAAGATGGCATTTATGAACTGAAGGAAGGGCATCTCTATTTGACTCCTTCTTATGTCAAGCATAGTTATGTGTGTGAGGGAGCGTTGGAACTATTTTATATTCATCTGTATCAAGATATCGGAAAAAGCCTTAGTATTTTTGATTTATTTGATTTTCCCATTGAGGTTCGTGCGACTTCGGTGGATGTTTTTTTGATTGAACGATTGATAGAGATTAACCCCGCAAGAGAATTGAAATATTACGATCCTAAATCCTATGAAGACCCCTCTACGGTCGCTCAAAACATTGCTCTTCAACAAAAAAGCCCTCTTGCTTTTGAGATGGAGACTCAAGGAATAATCAAATTATTGATTTCCCATTTTATGACACAAGCAATATATAAAAATGAACATATTGAAGAACGTATATTAAGAAGCCTTCATTATATTCACAAAAACATAGACAAACCATTAGATATAAACTATTTATCCGATATATGCCACCTTTCCAAAGATCATTTCATCCGCCTGTTCAAAAAAGAGATGAGTTGTACCCCCGGTAAGTACATAAACCAAAAGAAAATAGAAGTCGCCCAACTAAAAATGTTGATAGAGAATGTAAGTATCGCGGAAGTAGCTTATGGACTGGGCTTTGAAAACATTTCTTATTTCAATAGACTATTTACAAAATTAGTGGGAGAAAACCCCGGAAAATATAAAAGAAGAATGCAAACTTGATGGGTAGTCTTTTCTACTTCTTTTATCGCCCAAGATTTTCTTCCCTATTGGATTCAGAAAAACATAATAGATAATTTTATCATGCTCTTCAATTTATAAATGCAATATCTTGCCATTTTTCTACTATTCTACACAATCACTTTCCTTTCTATATTCCGACTCTTTTTATTTTAAGTTATTCTCGAAGAAAACCACCAGTTTGTCGAAGGGAATTACATCCATGCGGTCGTAGAGATCAGTATGATTTGCGCCAGGAATAATCATTAGTTCTTTATTATCACCTTTTAGTTTCTTGAATACATCCTCGCTGAAATAACGCGAATGTGCATTCTCACCGTGAATCAATAATACAGCACTACGGATCTCGTTGCTATAAGCAAGAATAGGCATATTAATAAAAGAGAGCGAAGAAGTTTTGTTCCAACCGCCGTTAGAGTTCAGCGACCGCTTGTGATAACCCCGGTCGGTCTTATAATAGGCATAATAATCCTTCACAAACTGCGGCGCATCGTCAGGCAGCGGATCGACCACGCCTCCCCCCAACTCATACGAGCCATTTTTCGCATCGATTGAACGTTGTGCATTGAGTTGCTTGCGAAGCTCGTAACGCTGGTCGGCATCCATTGAATCAAAATATCCGTTGGCGTTTACCCGGCTCATATCGTACATGGTAGAAGCTACCGTCGCCTTAATACGAGTATCGATAGCAGCTGCGTTGACAGCCATTCCTCCCCAGCCGCAAATGCCGAGAATTCCGATACGTTCGGCATCCACATCATCACGTGTCGAAAGGAAATCGACTGCGGCACAGAAGTCTTCGGTGTTGATGTCCGGCGAAGCTACATAACGCGGCTGTCCACCGCTCTCGCCCGTATAAGATGGGTCGAAGGCAATCGTCAGAAAACCTCGTTCCGCCATGGTCTGTGCGTAAAGTCCAGATGCTTGCTCCTTGACGGCTCCAAAAGGGCCACTGACCGCGATAGCCGGAAGTTTACCCGAAGCATTCTTCGGTATATACATATCAGCGGCTAGTGTGATACCGTAGCGATTGACGAAAGTTACTTTACTGTGATTGACTTTATCACTTTTGGGAAACGTTTTGTCCCACTCCTGAGTTAATTCTAATTTTTCCATATTCCTATCATTTTTTTGATTTGTTTCATTCGTTGCTTTTATAGTCCCTATCATGGCTATCCACGTTAAGAAAAGGACACTGATAATTTTATTCATAATGATGCTTATTTTACGATATTTCTGATAAATTGAGCCGGTATCCCTCCTACAATGGCATTGTCCGGGACATCCTTTGTTACGACAGCTCCTGCTGCTATGATCGCATTTTCGCCTACGGTCACTCCCGGCAGAATAATCGCGCCGGCTCCTATCCAAGCATTACGCCGGATAACGATAGGTTTGACCAATAACTGATGACGAACGGCAGGATCTTCAGGGTGAGATTCGGTAACGATTTTTACCCCCGGACCGATAAAAACTCCGTCTTCAAGCGTAATACTACCTTGGTCAAGAAACGTACAGCCGAAATTGATAAACACGTCTTTACCTACTCGCGTCAGTTTGCCCAAAGCCGTATAGAACGGAGGAAATACCCTTACAGTTGCATCCAGCGGTTGTCCCCATATATGTTCAAGCAATGTCCGCACCTCATCAGGCGTATGATACTCGGCATTCAGCTCACAAACCAGTCTCTTGGTGTTCTCAATCTCTTTCCAAAGTTCAGGATCTCCAGAATTTATATCTAAAATCCGCTCCTTCTTTTTTACTTTTTCAATTGTACTATGCATGAGATTTATTTATTTGTTTAATGCAAAAGTAGAAGCATTTATCTGCTTTATGAGTATCCATATTACGGATAAAAATACCTGAATTACGTTTTCAGTAGATTTATATTTTTTTCTATTAGAGAAAGTGACAAAAAGAAATATCCCTATTCTAGGAAGTAGCTTTTGGCAAATTGTCAAATAAGGTACTTTTAGACTCGACTACAATACGCAAATACAGGAGATAATGAAAAGTAGAAATGCCCCATTTATTGTCAATATAAGGTACTGCTTTATAATCAGTCGATAATATGAGAATGGAATTATAAATGATGATTGAAGTTTGAAACAGAAGAACATTCTAGACAGAAGAACAGAAAAACATTTCAACCGACAGAAGAACAAAAGAACAGAAGAATATATTTTGTTTTTATCTTTATCTTGATATATGTTCTTTTGTTCTTCTGTCTGAAATGATATATCAAACTATTTTTACCAAAGTACTTAACAGTTACTTTTTAATATTTTATAAATAGAATAATTATTTTATGACATTCTTTCCTACCACCAGTAAACCTTATCTTCCTCGAATGTAAAAATACGTTCTTCGGCTCCTTTGGTCAGATCCCGTAACCATAGTAAGGCGTTATTTGGAATAGAATCGTACTCTATATAATCGTTTGTTGCGATCTTTTCTCCCAGAGAGACCCATCCTTTTTCACCATAATAAAGTAACTCGTATTTATCTCCGGGATAAACGTAATTTCCGTCATTTCGAGGAGTATATGCAATTTTATTGAAGCTGACCGGATGATTAAAATCCATTCCAACCCAGCCGCCGTCTTCATCATGCGCATCAAAAAAAGTAAGCGGATCTCCATCTAAAGCTTTTTCCTTTACGTAATCCGGATTATCCCTTTGTGAACCCGGAGTTCCGATAATAGTACCATGTGCGTTATATAATGTGTCATTCCGGTAAAATTCCAGTTCGGCAATATTTCCATAAGCCTTTGGAGGAGCCAAATAACGCCAATAACGATATTTCTGGCCTTGCGGATTAATGGATACAAAGATACGTTTTCCCATAGAATTTACCGGGATGGTATGAAATGTGTGTGCATTCTGAAATTCCGGGTGATTCGAACCTTGTATTTTTCCTCCGACCATTCGTTCGTTTACAACAAACATAGTTTCATTAATAGGATATTTTCGTTCCAGCCGGCGCGTCTGAACACGCTCTTTGTCCGGCTTACAAAAATGAATATCTCCTTTCAAATCGATAATAAAAGGAGAAGTAGCAGGTTCCATCGTATGGTTCACATAGGAAGCTACTAAATAAAGAATATCTTTTCCTACATGTGTGAACGTCGCTTTTCCATTTTTCTTTTCCGAAAAACTTACCGGAATCCACTCTTTATTATCGAATACACATAAATATACGAACTTCCGCGCCTGGGAAGGCTCATATTCCAAGGGAATCTGAATATTTGTTCCTTCGAAATATTCATGAGTTACATCTTTCATAAAAGGAGAACTGAATTGTTCCGGGATTTCCTCGTTTCCACACCGGTAAACAAGCGATTTCTTATTAATAGCATACGTTTTCCTGTATACTTTTGCCATTTTTACGGCTGCTTTATGACGTTCTCCCGGATTCGTATCAGCCCCTCCGAATTTTACGTTCCGACCATCGTTTACTTTTACGATATTCCACGAATGTCCCAACGAACGATAAGGCCACTGGGGCGTATAATCTATCATTACAGGAATACCTTTTGCCCGCATCACATAGGTAGCAAGCACGGCATAATCTTCACATTTGCCGTAAGTCATTCGTTTCATAATCGAATATTTCCTTGTTACCCTCCAATTATCTTGTTCCAAGCGAATCGGAGATCCGTTTTTCACAGAATCGTTTAGAGAACAGCACGCCCAATAGGTAGAATACTCCGAACCGTCATAATAACCCAGGTACTTTATTTTATTGTAATGAGGATAGATAGAATCTCTCCAGTACTCCAAAGGTTCGTTCTCTACACGATAAGGAAGTAGGTATTCACAAAAATCCTCAAAATTAATATGACGTGCAAAAGGTTCCTCTTGCCACGCTTTGAAAGCATGGTCGATATTATTTCTCAGAAAATCGGCTTTTATAGAATGGATATCTTCCCTCCATTGCATTTTTTCATACGGATTAATGTCTTTAACAAGCTGGTTTATTTTGTCTTGTAGCAGGTTTATATGGTCTACATCTCGTTCATAAGGGAGTATCGAATCGAGAGCTTTGTAAAAGACATCCACATTTTTTCCTACATAAGTTCCGTGGCCGGGCATATTCGTGATAAGGAACCGAGCAGCCTTTAGTTTCAGAGAATCGTTTTGATAATGTTCCAATACCTTTTCTAATTCAGCCCGGTTATTTCCTGCTAAAAGTAATGCCTTTTCTAATTCTTTATCTTTATTAAAGGAACAAGAAACCAAAAGGGATAGTGCAATAAAGAGTTGTATAAGCCTCATAAAAGTATAGTACCATAGATTTTTATTATTCGCAAAATTAGAAAAGACATAGCAGGGAGTATATAAAAATATGACATTTATAGTTTCAATAATGATACCTTTTGATAAAAACATAAATACCTTATCCTTCGGATTTCACTTGCTTAAGAGGGACAGAATGTCGAAATAAAGAAGAAAAAGATAGTTCGGAAAGAAAAAATTCTCAAACTGTTTCCAGTTCTTCGGATCTCTTAATAAAGAGGTATAGAAAGAGGAGCCTAAAATAGGAGAGGAAGAAGAGAATATTAAAAATCCATTAAACACAAAGCCACAGAAACACGGAAAATTTCAACGTACTTATAGTAAATATTCGGTACTTCTGTGTGTAATCTATTTTAATATAAGTATTTCGTCAAAAATAGTTTGATATATCATTTCAGACAAAAAAACAGAAAAACATTTCGATGAACAGAAGAACAAAAGAACAGAAGAATACATTTTGTTTGTATCTTGATATATGTTCTTTTGTTCTTCTGTCTAAAATGTTCTTCTGTTTCAAACTTAAATCATCATTTA
The genomic region above belongs to Parabacteroides pacaensis and contains:
- a CDS encoding alpha-L-fucosidase, which codes for MTLGLKLLKKEIGVAASLLLSCSGITAQINDPDFIYKISADAEKMKEGKFEPTWESLQQYEVPEWFRDAKFGMWTHWGPQCQPERGDWYSRGMYEEGSWQYKEHIKQYGHPSEFGFKDVINEWKADKWNPEAIVALYKKTGAKYFVAMANHHDNMDLWDSKYQPWNSVNMGPKRDIIGMYEKAVRKNGMRFGVTFHAAHAWLFHEPARLSDTSGPKKGIPYDGKLMKEDGIGKWWEGYDPQDLYAQDHAPSPEKNIHINWHWTNIGGVTFPDRKFTENIYNRTLDLINRYKPDLLYFDDTVLPLYPISDGSLKTVAHFYNSSMEWNGGKNEAVVTGKVLTQDYEKKAMIWDIEKGTPNEIQDHPWQVCTCIGSWHYDINVYNNNRYKSAETVVRQLIDVVSKNGNLLLNIPMRGDGSFDDKALAIIEKIGDWMEINSEGIYATRPWKVFGEGPDAEDVVALNAQGFNEGRINNFSEKDVRYTSKGNVVYAYVMGINENAITLKSFGKDDRVKSVTCLGSKEKMQWKKNADGLTIQPMKTKRIVAPICYKITLK
- a CDS encoding helix-turn-helix domain-containing protein, with the protein product MRKERLMKDFILLNVGYAYHNADWNWKNVHSPFARIHYVKSGNAKIIREDGIYELKEGHLYLTPSYVKHSYVCEGALELFYIHLYQDIGKSLSIFDLFDFPIEVRATSVDVFLIERLIEINPARELKYYDPKSYEDPSTVAQNIALQQKSPLAFEMETQGIIKLLISHFMTQAIYKNEHIEERILRSLHYIHKNIDKPLDINYLSDICHLSKDHFIRLFKKEMSCTPGKYINQKKIEVAQLKMLIENVSIAEVAYGLGFENISYFNRLFTKLVGENPGKYKRRMQT
- a CDS encoding alpha/beta hydrolase, which gives rise to MIGTIKATNETNQKNDRNMEKLELTQEWDKTFPKSDKVNHSKVTFVNRYGITLAADMYIPKNASGKLPAIAVSGPFGAVKEQASGLYAQTMAERGFLTIAFDPSYTGESGGQPRYVASPDINTEDFCAAVDFLSTRDDVDAERIGILGICGWGGMAVNAAAIDTRIKATVASTMYDMSRVNANGYFDSMDADQRYELRKQLNAQRSIDAKNGSYELGGGVVDPLPDDAPQFVKDYYAYYKTDRGYHKRSLNSNGGWNKTSSLSFINMPILAYSNEIRSAVLLIHGENAHSRYFSEDVFKKLKGDNKELMIIPGANHTDLYDRMDVIPFDKLVVFFENNLK
- a CDS encoding sugar O-acetyltransferase; this translates as MHSTIEKVKKKERILDINSGDPELWKEIENTKRLVCELNAEYHTPDEVRTLLEHIWGQPLDATVRVFPPFYTALGKLTRVGKDVFINFGCTFLDQGSITLEDGVFIGPGVKIVTESHPEDPAVRHQLLVKPIVIRRNAWIGAGAIILPGVTVGENAIIAAGAVVTKDVPDNAIVGGIPAQFIRNIVK
- a CDS encoding discoidin domain-containing protein, which produces MRLIQLFIALSLLVSCSFNKDKELEKALLLAGNNRAELEKVLEHYQNDSLKLKAARFLITNMPGHGTYVGKNVDVFYKALDSILPYERDVDHINLLQDKINQLVKDINPYEKMQWREDIHSIKADFLRNNIDHAFKAWQEEPFARHINFEDFCEYLLPYRVENEPLEYWRDSIYPHYNKIKYLGYYDGSEYSTYWACCSLNDSVKNGSPIRLEQDNWRVTRKYSIMKRMTYGKCEDYAVLATYVMRAKGIPVMIDYTPQWPYRSLGHSWNIVKVNDGRNVKFGGADTNPGERHKAAVKMAKVYRKTYAINKKSLVYRCGNEEIPEQFSSPFMKDVTHEYFEGTNIQIPLEYEPSQARKFVYLCVFDNKEWIPVSFSEKKNGKATFTHVGKDILYLVASYVNHTMEPATSPFIIDLKGDIHFCKPDKERVQTRRLERKYPINETMFVVNERMVGGKIQGSNHPEFQNAHTFHTIPVNSMGKRIFVSINPQGQKYRYWRYLAPPKAYGNIAELEFYRNDTLYNAHGTIIGTPGSQRDNPDYVKEKALDGDPLTFFDAHDEDGGWVGMDFNHPVSFNKIAYTPRNDGNYVYPGDKYELLYYGEKGWVSLGEKIATNDYIEYDSIPNNALLWLRDLTKGAEERIFTFEEDKVYWW